In Streptomyces sannanensis, the DNA window TGCCGAGTGGGAAGCGGAGAGTGCGGGCGGTACTTGGCAAGAAGGGGGAGCCGAGTCAGCCTGTGAGCGCTGCCCAGGGTTTGGTGTGGCGGTCCATTCTGGACTTGTATGAACGACCTGGCAATGACTCCGAGTGGGTGAGTGTTGAGGATCTAGAGCGATCCCAGTTGGCGGACTTTCCCTGGTCATTGAGTGGCGGGGGGGCTGGTCACCTTATGAATCTGATTGCTGGCAGTCGTTCTCAACTTGGGGGAGTTGTCGAAAGCATCGGGTTCTGTGCCGTTACGCGGGAAGATGATGCATACCTTGCGAGTCGCGGATTCGGTCAGCGCAGCGATATGTCCAGCGATCATGTGAGGGCACTGCTCGGGGGTGCTGAGGTCCGCGAATGGGGTTTTGGGCCGGGGGTCGAGGCGATTTTCCCCTACTCTGGGTCAACTCGCTCGGCGGAGAGTGATCCGGGTATGGAGCGAAGACTGTGGCCAAGCCGCGTATTTCTGCGTCTTCGTAAGGCTCTGTCAGGCACCCAAGAAGAGCAGGGACTTACCTGGTATGAGTACTCAAGCTTCTCGCCGCGACGTTACTGGGCGAAATGGCTGATCTCCTTTCCCTTTGTTGCCACTCACAACCATTTCTCACTCCGTCGGGACAACAAGGCATTCGTGCGAACTGCGCCCGTGATCAAGCTGCCGGACGGGGTGACTGAAGACACGCACCTAGCCTTGCTGGGAGTGCTCAACTCGTCGATGGCGTGCTTCTGGCTGAAGCAGGTTAGCCAAGGTAAGGGAGGTAGCGGTCTCGGCCGTGGCGTCCAGGACGAGGACTGGGAAGAGCGCTACGAGTTCACCGGCACCAAACTCGAAGGATTTCCCCTTCCTGATAACCTCCCGCTGGAGTTGGGCCGACAGCTTGATGCGCTTGCTCAGGAGCTAGCCACGCACGAGCCGTCCGCAGCCGCGGAATCCAGCGTGCCCACGCAGGCTGGCCTTGGTGAGGCACGTGCTCATCACCTTCGTATCCGTCAGCAGATGATCGCCGTGCAGGAGGAGCTGGACTGGGAGGTGTGCGGCCTCTACGGGTTGCTCAGCAGCAGTGAGGTCGCGAAGAGCACCGTGCCTGAGGGCAAGCGCGATGAGACCCCCGAGGTACAGCTCGGTGAGCGCGCCTTCGAGATCGTGCTCGCGCGCAAGGTGGAGGCTGGGGAGACGGAGACCGCGTGGTTTACGCGCCACGGTTCGACGCCCATCACCGAGATCCCCGCTCACTGGCCCGAGTGGTACCGCGACATCGTCCAGGCCCGGATTGACCTCATCAACCGCCAGCCCAAGGGCATCGGGCTGATCGAGCGCCCCGAGCACAAGCGGCGCTGGTCTACCGAACCGTGGGAGAAGAAGGAGCGGGCTGCGCTGCGGACATGGTTGTTGGACCGGATGGAGAACAACGACCTCTGGTACGAGGTCCGCGACGGGATGCGGAATCCGCGCCCCATGACGGTCAACAACCTCGCCGACCGGCTCAGCACGGACGAGGACTTCACCTCTGTCGCAGCCCTCTATGCACGCGATCACCTGGGCAAGCCCGACCTGCCCCTCGCGCAGGTGCTGTCCGAGGTCGTCGCCGACGAGCACGTCCCGTACCTCGCAGCCATCCGCTACAAGGACTCTGGTCTACGTACGCGTAAGGAGTGGGAGGACGTCTGGAAGTTGCAGCGCGAGGAGGACAAGACCGGGCAGCGGCTCGACATCGAGCCGCCCGCCAAGTACAAGTCCTCCGACTTCCTCAAGTCGTCCTACTGGGCGAACCGTGGCAAGCTCGACGTGCCCAAGGAGCGGTTCATCTCATACCCCGAGGCCGGTCCGGACGCCGACTCGACGCTGATGCTCGGCTGGGCCGGCTGGGACCACAAGGACCAGGCGCAGGCGCTCTTCGACCTGCTCAAGGCGCGTGAGCGCGCGGACGGTTGGGGCAAGGAGCGTCTTGTCCCGCTGCTCGCGGGCCTGCGCGAGGTCATGCCGTGGGTGCTCCAGTGGCACAACGAGTACGACGACGAGTGGGGAGACGCCCCGGCCGAGGAACTTGAGGCGGAGTACGAGAGGCTGCTCGGCAGGTTCCAGGTGAGCGAGGCCGAGCTGGTCGCGTGGCGGCCGGTGAAGAAGACCGGCGGGCGCAGGGCTGCGCGCCAGGCGCCCCTGGGGGAGTAGACCCCGCGCTGACGGGGTGAGGCGGTGCTGTCAGGAGTCGCCTCACCCCGGAGGCGTGGGTTCAGGAGGCGGGCACGTGTGCCGCGTGCATGGTGAATGCCGCCCACGCCTCGCGTGACACAGCGAGCGGCCGCAGTCCAATATCCTTGGAGTCCCGGACGAGGACGGCTTCCGAGGGAACGGCAACCTCGACGCAGTTGTCGCCGGAGCTGCCGCTGTAGCTGCTCTTGAACCAGGCCAGTTCGGTGGTGCTCATAGTGCTCCTCGCATCTGCTCCAGCAGGCTGACTGTGGCTTCGCGGCCGAGGGCCTGCGACCGCAGCTTGCCATAGCGCTGAAGCATTGCGCTCACATCCTTCGGGCCCGTGATGAGGATGCTCGACTGCTGGCCTTCGGAGTAGCCCACCCACTCGTGTTGAGGGGTCTCGGCCAGGTACATGAGGCCGTCCACACCGGCATGGTCTTCCTGGCGCAGAGGCATGACCTGGATCTCTACGTTCCGGCGCTGCCCTTGCAGTAGCAGGTAGTCCAGAACATGGCGGGACACCTCGGCCCCACCCATATGCCGTTCGAGCAGTGCTTGTTCGATGACGAAACTGAATGCGGTGTTCGGCCGGTTCGCGAGGAGCTGCTGCCGCTCCAGGCGGGCGCTCACCTGTCGCTCGATCTGTTCCTCGGACAGCGGTGGCAAGCGGCGGTCGAAGATCGCGCGGATGTACGGTTCGGGTTGCAAAAGCCCTGGGATCGCACGGCACTCGTACGTGTACAGGGAGACGGCATCCTCTTCGATCCCCGCCCACTTGTGGAACCACGACGCCAGCCCCGCCTTCCGCGTCAGACTCCGCGCCGCCGCCCCCAGTACCTTCGCCGCGACCACCCCCAGCGGCTCCTCCGCTCGCTCCGCCAAGTCTGCCGGCGGGAAGCGTTTGCCCTGCTCGATCTTGGCGATGTAGTGCGCCGAGTACCCCACCCGTGGTGCGAACTCCTCCTGCGTCAAACCGGCTTCGTCCCGCAGCGCTTTCAGGACCGCCCCGAAGGTCTTCAGGCTGTCCGATAGTTCCGGTTCGTTGCCGTTGCTGTTTCCGCCGCCGTGGTCAACGTTCATGACACAGCCGCCCCTCCGTACGTGCCCGCACCCGCCCGACGCTCCATGGTCACGGTCAGTTACCCACCCAGTCCAGCGCGTGAACCAGTACAGAGCGATCTGTACCAGTGTCGTCCCTGCCGACCAGGGCCCACGCCCGGAACGCTTGGCTCCATGACGCCTCCTCACGCCCAAGTGCCCGTCACCGTACGTACGTTC includes these proteins:
- the pglX gene encoding BREX-2 system adenine-specific DNA-methyltransferase PglX; this encodes MTDSAVGVDRAERLKDLVKDLKRLVVNLEDDLRERTESEDDIRGRLEAEYQQAKDARRTAARYESWRDERVTQSAAAWVLACVFVRFCEDNGLIEDPFIAGPGERLALAEARHEAFFRENPAKNNRDWLLESFEYLAKSNPTAAGLFDRAHNPLWDITPSYEAAADLLSFWRRWGAEGEIRYDFTDPEWDTRFLGDLYQDLSEHARKTYALLQTPEFVEEFILDLTLEPAVAEHEFGLNPSWTGPDGEERRGLRTIDPACGSGHFLLGIFHRLLAKWRAAEPGTPVWTLVRRSLESVHGCDKNPFAVSIARFRLLVAAMRAAGAERLADAPPFPINVAVGDSLLHGRDAAGIQTDLDTLFAEMSVGREEGAFAYSTEDVWEYAKRVDLLGRGSYHVVVGNPPYITVKDKQEKENYKKGYDASVGQYALSVPFAQRLFELAVKGAGGSAGGGGLVGQITANSFMKREFGKKLIQVFFWERVELSHVIDTSGAYIPGHGTPTVVLIGRNRVPSGKRRVRAVLGKKGEPSQPVSAAQGLVWRSILDLYERPGNDSEWVSVEDLERSQLADFPWSLSGGGAGHLMNLIAGSRSQLGGVVESIGFCAVTREDDAYLASRGFGQRSDMSSDHVRALLGGAEVREWGFGPGVEAIFPYSGSTRSAESDPGMERRLWPSRVFLRLRKALSGTQEEQGLTWYEYSSFSPRRYWAKWLISFPFVATHNHFSLRRDNKAFVRTAPVIKLPDGVTEDTHLALLGVLNSSMACFWLKQVSQGKGGSGLGRGVQDEDWEERYEFTGTKLEGFPLPDNLPLELGRQLDALAQELATHEPSAAAESSVPTQAGLGEARAHHLRIRQQMIAVQEELDWEVCGLYGLLSSSEVAKSTVPEGKRDETPEVQLGERAFEIVLARKVEAGETETAWFTRHGSTPITEIPAHWPEWYRDIVQARIDLINRQPKGIGLIERPEHKRRWSTEPWEKKERAALRTWLLDRMENNDLWYEVRDGMRNPRPMTVNNLADRLSTDEDFTSVAALYARDHLGKPDLPLAQVLSEVVADEHVPYLAAIRYKDSGLRTRKEWEDVWKLQREEDKTGQRLDIEPPAKYKSSDFLKSSYWANRGKLDVPKERFISYPEAGPDADSTLMLGWAGWDHKDQAQALFDLLKARERADGWGKERLVPLLAGLREVMPWVLQWHNEYDDEWGDAPAEELEAEYERLLGRFQVSEAELVAWRPVKKTGGRRAARQAPLGE
- a CDS encoding DUF397 domain-containing protein; its protein translation is MSTTELAWFKSSYSGSSGDNCVEVAVPSEAVLVRDSKDIGLRPLAVSREAWAAFTMHAAHVPAS
- a CDS encoding helix-turn-helix transcriptional regulator, translating into MNVDHGGGNSNGNEPELSDSLKTFGAVLKALRDEAGLTQEEFAPRVGYSAHYIAKIEQGKRFPPADLAERAEEPLGVVAAKVLGAAARSLTRKAGLASWFHKWAGIEEDAVSLYTYECRAIPGLLQPEPYIRAIFDRRLPPLSEEQIERQVSARLERQQLLANRPNTAFSFVIEQALLERHMGGAEVSRHVLDYLLLQGQRRNVEIQVMPLRQEDHAGVDGLMYLAETPQHEWVGYSEGQQSSILITGPKDVSAMLQRYGKLRSQALGREATVSLLEQMRGAL